The following is a genomic window from Neodiprion virginianus isolate iyNeoVirg1 chromosome 1, iyNeoVirg1.1, whole genome shotgun sequence.
TCCTCCAATGTGGGCTTAATATTCTCAAGTAGATATGGATAAATCTCACCCACTTTGGGACCACATTTATCCTTTATAGATTCTAGATATCTTACTGCTAAGGCAAAATCGTTGAGCCTTCGGCAAGCCTTTAACGCAGCACAGATGATTTTTGGCTCAGGGATGAGATCCATACCTGAAAAAAGATTGTGAATATGAACTTTCGAAGGCAGTAAACCAGTAAGTGGTTTTTTCTTACTATTAAATATCACTCTGAAACTTCCGAACTGCACTAGAAACCTTGCCAAAATTGCAATACATGTAGGGTAAGTTTGGATTATTTTGAAATGCACAAATTTCTGCACTTTAGGTGAAGAGTTGAATAGACCTTCGATGTACGACCATAAAATCATTACTGGACTAATCTTTCCCGTTCGGAAggctttcgatttttttcactaacGGTCCGAACGGAGCGTAACTCGTTTTGCATTCGACAGAATTAACAGGTTAGTACCATCGTCTTGTTTTCATGTATTTTTGAGtggcgaagaaataagagTACAGGTTCGAAGGTCTCGACAGTCAATCGTGACGAGTTACACAACAATTTCAACCGTTCTAGATGAGACTCTCCGATAACTAAGAGATTAAGATGTGTAAGTATTATTACCAGCGAGATCGTTCATTGCCTTTCGAATTTCCCATCCATCTATGTCCGGGCGGTTGAAGAAGGCCTCGTATCTGGCATCGAACTCCTCGTCGGATTCCTGGGGACCGCCATGGGAGGCACGACTGTTTTGAAGACCAGCAGTTGCTGCCCGAGGGACGAGTGAGCTCCTCATCGCCGAACCAACGCGACCAGCCACAATACGCAGCATTTTTTACGCCGGGAATTTGATATGACTGAGGAACCACCTAGTTTTACTCCAAAATGTGATGAAGAGAATTCGACACGGCCCAATCACGAACACCACTTCTCTCACAAagctttctttttctctttcgtttcgTTGCGTAAAAGACGATGAGATCCCTGGATGGTTGACCGGAAACGAATTGGTACCAACCCTCTACTTTGATCAGCAACTGATTACGCAATAGTCAAAGTCACCAGAAGATAATTGAGAAACGTTCAAGCTGGCGCTATTTCTGACAGAGATCAAAGCTTTGCCGCATGAAGCAACATCATTGGATGTGTTTCATTTGCCAACTTTCGAGTACGAAAAAACTGAAAGACTCACATGATTGGTATACATTTCAAAATCAGCCATCAGTAGCTTTTGCCCACGCTTTTGTCAAACCTTTCGTTTCGGTAGATAGCAAATGCAAGGTCCCTAGATTAGGAACGTCAAGACATGcgtgggtaaaaaaattagtgagaATGCGCCAAAAGTTTCGTACGACAATGGATGCTTCCATTTAGAGCACAATATGACACGGTGTAAACATTTCTGGTCTATTCCTTTGCCCGGATTGGCCGCTTACAATAGAGATTTGTACACTGTGTCACACTGTGCTCTAAATGGAAAGCACCCGGTGTAGTTCTGATTCCTGACCTGTCACAATGATTAACCTCAAACTATATACATGCTTCTGTTTATTTCGTGAACGTCAGGACACTAAGGGCGCAACTCGTTATTGCTTAACCTCAAAAAATTGAGCAAGATTGGTAAAAACTGGTTAATGCGGTAATTTAAGGTTGATATTTTTTGGGCGAACGCGCATAGAACATTTTTGCCCACGTTATAGTGAGAAAAACTGGAACACGCGTATCTTGACCTTCGTAATCTAGGGATCTTGGAATTTACCACGAATTACTTCGTGGAATTTACCTCGTTCATTATCCCTTACGGAAACCCCCGTTAGGTTGCAGTCTTTCTAGATCTTCAGGTgatcttcagtcaacgctgACAGAGAAAAGGATTGCTAGATACCGTACCCGGTGGTGGCGATAGACCGGGAAAATTGGGAAAACCGGGAatagtcagggaatttcgtgTATCTGGAAAAGTCACGGAATTACTATGGACCATAGGGAACAACGTACTATTCttttataaatcattttcaaacttcaatttctaattactGTTGAGAAAGGAAGCAATTCGATGTCTTTCTTTAGACCCAATATGCCTCAAGGTACAGAACTTCTGGAGCTTTTGGGCATAATTAGAGCTGCTTGACATATTGCATTACCTAAGTTCTGTGGAAAAAAGTCAAGGAATTCTGACTTTTTTGacgggaaaagtcagggacTTTTATTTGAGCAAAATTGTCGCCACCCTGTTACATCTAGTTTTTAGATTTGTGAAGCGAAAATTGTATTGGAGCATTTTTGTATAATCCAATTGCAATTGGTTAGTCCTACCATGTGTAAATTATTGGTCACACTGAAAGCTTTAAACGAAGTTCGATCCTCGAGTTCAACACCCAATACGTCCCAACGACTTCGTCCAGAGAGAAACGTTCGTCCACTCATTCTTCGACTCGTAGTAGCAAAGGAAGGCATGAATGTAGCATAGAGTATGTAACATCGCGATGCGTCACGTACGAATGCGGATGCGCGTAAAGGCGTACGTGTTAGTGCATGCACTCATACGGGATGACAGCTGattaaagtaaaaattttgcagagCTCTGATCATTCGACGTAAATTGGTGTTCGTGGACGTCGAAACGTACGATTCCAGTCGTTCAGATTATTCCTAGACAATTTTTCCGGGATCTTACTCAGTGCCGTGGATTTATCGTTGAGATGGCAGATCGGGAGGAATTGGTATCTCAGTTTCGCGACGTGACCGGCACTGATGCTGAGAGGGCACAATTTTATCTGGACTCATCCGCTTGGCAGCTAGAGGTGAGACAGCATATTTCCTTTGTatcgtaataaataatatctcGAAATATCAAGTCCGTTTTCCGAATCTACGATTTGATTGACGCGTAACGTGATTTTACATATAATAAGTACGTTGAGTTTAATCAAAGTTTACTTTTCACAGAGTTTTCACTGTGTTGAGGTTTCACCTGTCAATGATCATTTATAATAGACATTAACTCAATATAGCttgaaacaaataaagaagaaaaatttcgttgtaAAGGTGGCTCTAGCGAGTTTTTATGAGAATGATGAGCCAGCTGACCTTGTCAATGAGCCTGTCGAAGACGTTGCATCTGATGATGATGTGGGGGAGCTGCCACGTCTAATAGATTCAACCCCTGCAGAAATGAAGTCTTCGCAGCCTCTGCCAAAGCCGAAAGCCAGGTTCGGAACTATTGCAGACTTACAAAAGAGGGATAGTAGTtcagaggaagaggaaggTCAAGCATTCTATGCCGGTGGCTCGGAACACAGCGGTCAACAGGTTTTAGGACCAGGAAAAAAACGTGACATTGTTGGTGACATGTTCAAATCTTGTCAGGAGCAAGCAGTTTCTTCCGATCCTAGAGCCACTTCGCAACAAAGACCCAGTACCTTCGGCGGAACGGGATATAAACTGGGACAAACTAGCAGCGACACAGAAGGTATTATGAATCATTTCTTAGTGAAATCAATCATTCATTAATACTCAGTTTTACTTTGTTTAACAGAAGAtgtatatt
Proteins encoded in this region:
- the LOC124306226 gene encoding cytochrome c oxidase subunit 5A, mitochondrial, yielding MLRIVAGRVGSAMRSSLVPRAATAGLQNSRASHGGPQESDEEFDARYEAFFNRPDIDGWEIRKAMNDLAGMDLIPEPKIICAALKACRRLNDFALAVRYLESIKDKCGPKVGEIYPYLLENIKPTLEELGINTPEEMGYDKPELALQSVYDIH